The genomic DNA GCAACTGCCCAATCGTAGCCCTCGAGTTATTGTGGCTGGCTTTGGACGATTTGGCCAAGTTATTGGCCGCTTGATGTATGCCAATAAAATTAAAATCACCATATTAGAGAGCGATGCCAGTCAGATTAAATTGCTGCGTAAATTTGGCTATAAAGTGTATTACGGAGATGTAACCAATTTGGAGTTATTGCGCTCAGCTGGGGCAGAGCAGGCCGAGGCCATTGTCTTGTGTACCGATTCTCCTGATGAAGTCATTCAGACCGTTGAGCTTTGCCAGCAACATTTTCCTCATTTGAAAGTATTAGCGCGGGCACGCAGTCGAGTGGAGGCTTATCAGTTGCTTAATCATGGTGTCAGCAACTATTCGAGAGAAACCTTTTTAGGGGCTCTGGATTTAGGGCGGCAATTGCTAGTGGCTTTGGGAATGCACCCTCACCAAGCCTCTCGTGCAGAAAAGCATTTTAGTAAATTAGATAACACCATGCTTAAAGAGTTACTTCCTCAGCATAGCGATGAAAGTGATTTAAGTTTACGTGCAAAAGAAGCGCGTAAAGAGCTCGAAGAAATTTTTGGACGAGAAATAGAAAATGAACGTCAGTCCAGTCACTATTGGAATAAAAAAGATGAAGACTAGAAAACGATTTATTGCAGGAGCCCAATGCCCAGAATGCAGTACAACGGACAGTTTACGCTGGTGGGAAGTGAATAATATAGAGTGGGTAGAATGTGTCAGCTGTGACTTTAAAGAGCAGCGAACGCCAGCGGTAAAGCCAGACCAATTACAAGAACAAGAAATGATTGGGATCTTTAAACCAGAATAGAATTAAGCGCTAGCCATTACACGGCTAAATCTGTATTATTGCGCCTCTTTTTTGAACAGTTGAATGACCAACTTTTTGGAGTGACTATGAAAATCGACAATAACTCAGTAGTAAGCCTAGCGTATCAAGTAAAGCTTGAAGAAGGCGTAGTTGTTGATCAAGCGGGTATTGATGCACCATTGGATTATCTACACGGA from Vibrio rarus includes the following:
- a CDS encoding YheV family putative zinc ribbon protein → MKTRKRFIAGAQCPECSTTDSLRWWEVNNIEWVECVSCDFKEQRTPAVKPDQLQEQEMIGIFKPE